Proteins encoded in a region of the Anopheles aquasalis chromosome 2, idAnoAquaMG_Q_19, whole genome shotgun sequence genome:
- the LOC126581125 gene encoding serine/threonine-protein phosphatase 6 regulatory ankyrin repeat subunit B isoform X2, with the protein MKSEWAPVEAVLKGLEKAVAAGGDDTSTAPLAGVLDPATGMTPLMFAVKDNRTPILDRMIDLGSDVGARNNDNYNVIHIASMYSREDVVKLLLQKRGVDPYSTGGSRQQTAVHLVASRQTGTATAILRALLTAAGKDIRTKTDGKGKIPLLLAVEAGNQSMCRELLSSQTADQLKATTTNGDTALHLAARRKDVEMARILIDYGANVDVQNGEGQTALHIAAAEGDEAMVKYFYTVRASAGITDFQDRTPMHLAAENGHASIIEILADKYRASIYERTKDGSTLMHIASLNGHAECATTLFRKGVYLHMPNKGGARSIHTAAKYGHVGIISTLLNKGEKVDVPTNDHYTALHIAVQSAKPAVVETLLGFGAEVHVRGGRLRETPLHIAARVRDGDRCALMLLKSGAGANKTTDDGQTPVHVAAKNGNTMTLDLLLEDNGDPLIKSNVGETPLHLGARNCHPQIVKHLIDFVMMKHGKEVLRNYLNFTNEDGATALHYACQVTKDEVKKPNGDRDIVKMLLENGADVALNTKSTLETCFHAVAVAGNNDVLTEMISHMTATDIQKAMNRQSSVGWTPLLIACNRGHMDLVNNLLANHARVDVFDNEGRSALHLAAEHGFLQVCDALITNKAFINSKSRVGRTALHLAAMNGYSELVKFLIRDHNAVVDILTLRKQTPLHLAAASGQMNVCKLLLELGANIDATDDVGQKPIHVAAQNNYSEVAKLFLQQHPNLVMATSKDGNTCAHIAAMQGSVKVIEELMKFDRNGVISTRNKLTDSTPLQLAAEGGHADVVKVLVRAGASCTDENKSGFTAVHLAAKNGHGQVLEVMRSTNSLRVSSKKLGLTPLHVAAYYGQADTVRELLINVPATVKSDSPSGTSLVPELGNESGLTPLHLAAYSGNENVVRLLLNSAGVQVDAATTENGYNPLHLACFGGHVPIVGLLLSRSAELLHSVDRHGKTGLHIAAMHGHYQMVEVLLGQGSEINASDKNGWTPLHCTAKAGYLDVVKLLVEAGGSPKSETNYSCAPIWFAASEGHNDVLKYLMHKEHDTYALMEDKRFVYNLMIVSKNHNNKPIEEFVLVSPAPVDTAAKLSNIFMVLSTKEKERAKDLIAAGKQCETMATELLALAAGADSAGRILTATDRRNMEFLDVLIENEQKEVIAHTVVQRYLQELWRGTLNWTAWRIMLLFVGFIVCPPVWIIFTLPLGHNFYKVPIIKFMSYLTSHIYLMIHLMIVGITPIYPVVRPSLLPYWYEWGLLVWLSGLLLFELTNPSDKSGLGSIKVLVLLFGIIGVGVHVSGMLYVNKTYWPTLMYCRNQFFALSFLLACVQILDFLSFHHLFGPWAIIIGDLLKDLARFLAVLAIFVFGFSMHIVALNQSFHNFSVDEIRRLPRTVASAAYFSDVRMNPILSFELLFFAVFGQTTTDQTQIDKMTTNTPRTQPYWTEYLFKIVFGIYMLVSVVVLINLLIAMMSDTYQRIQAQSDIEWKYGLSKLIRNMHRTSTAPSPMNLVTTWFVWIVEKVRARLVKKKRPSLVQMMNLHRGQQSPRTKAGAKWLSKVKKDSTALSVMHLSPLGSQVSFTAANTNRIENVADWEAISKKYRALVGHDSEDGGSMKDSEGDNHSTNNGPGGNDQQQQQQQQQQMGNNVKV; encoded by the exons AAAGGCAAAatcccgctgctgctcgcggtCGAGGCTGGCAACCAGTCGATGTGCCGGGAGCTCCTCTCATCCCAGACGGCCGACCAGCTGAAG GCAACTACGACCAATGGCGATACGGCGCTACATCTGGCCGCCCGGCGGAAGGACGTCGAGATGGCCCGGATACTCATCGACTACGGTGCCAACGTGGACGTGCAGAATGGCGAGGGCCAAACGGCGCTACACATAGCGGCCGCCGAAGGGGACGAGGCGATGGTGAAGTACTTCTACACCGTGCGCGCCTCCGCCGGAATCACCGACTTTCAGG ATCGTACACCGATGCATCTGGCAGCTGAAAATGGACATGCGTCAATCATTGAAATCCTGGCGGACAAGTACCGAGCCAGCATCTACGAACGAACCAAGGACGGAAGCACACTGATGCATATCGCCTCACTGAACGGTCATGCCGAGTGTGCAACGACGTTGTTTCGCAAGGGTGTCTATCTTCACATGCCAAACAAGGGTGGTGCCCGGAGCATCCACACGGCGGCCAAGTACGGCCACGTGGGCATCATCAGTACGCTGCTGAACAAGGGCGAAAAGGTGGACGTCCCCACCAAT GATCACTACACTGCCTTACACATTGCTGTTCAATCGGCCAAACCGGCCGTCGTAGAGACACTGCTCGGCTTCGGAGCCGAGGTGCACGTCCGTGGTGGACGGTTACGCGAGACGCCCCTCCATATAGCGGCTCGCGTCCGGGATGGCGATCGTTgtgcgctgatgctgctcaaATCCGGTGCCGGAGCGAACAAAACGACGGACGATGGGCAAACGCCAGTGCACGTAGCGGCCAAGAATGGTAACACGATGACGCTCGATCTGCTACTCGAGGATAATGGTGATCCTTTGATCAAATCCAAT GTTGGTGAAACGCCACTTCATCTCGGTGCACGGAACTGCCATCCACAGATCGTGAAGCATCTGATCGACTTTGTGATGATGAAGCACGGGAAGGAGGTGCTGCGGAACTATCTGAACTTTACGAACGAGGATGGTGCGACGGCACTCCACTACGCCTGCCAAGTGACGAAGGATGAGGTGAAGAAACCGAACGGAGATCGCGATATTGTGAAGATGCTGTTGGAGAATGGGGCGGATGTGGCCCTGAACACGAAGTCCACGCTAGAGACGTGCTTCCatgcggtggcagtggcgggcAATAATGATGTGCTGACGGAGATGATTAGCCACATGACGGCCACCGACATTCAGAAGGCGATGAATCGGCAATCGTCGGTCGGCTGGACGCCCCTGCTGATCGCGTGTAACCGGGGCCACATGGATCTGGTGAATAATCTGCTGGCGAACCACGCCCGTGTGGACGTGTTCGACAATGAGGGCCGCTCGGCGCTGCATCTGGCCGCCGAGCACGGGTTTCTGCAGGTGTGCGACGCCCTCATCACCAACAAGGCGTTCATCAACTCGAAGTCGCGAGTCGGCCGAACGGCGCTACATCTGGCAGCGATGAACGGGTACTCGGAGCTGGTGAAGTTCCTGATCCGCGACCACAACGCCGTGGTCGACATCCTGACGCTGCGGAAGCAGACGCCGCTCCACCTCGCggcggccagtggccagatGAACGTgtgcaagctgctgctggagctcgGTGCCAACATCGATGCGACGGATGACGTGGGCCAGAAGCCGATCCACGTCGCCGCCCAGAACAACTACTCCGAAGTGGCCAAACTgtttctccagcagcacccgAACCTGGTGATGGCGACGAGCAAGGACGGGAACACTTGTGCGCATATCGCCGCGATGCAGGGCTCCGTCAAGGTGATCGAGGAGCTGATGAAGTTCGACCGGAACGGCGTGATCTCGACGCGGAACAAGCTGACCGACTCGACGCCACTGCAGCTGGCGGCCGAGGGTGGCCATGCGGACGTCGTGAAGGTGCTGGTACGGGCCGGCGCTTCCTGCACGGACGAGAACAAGTCCGGCTTCACGGCGGTCCATCTGGCGGCCAAGAATGGCCATGGTCAGGTGCTGGAGGTCATGCGCAGCACTAATTCGCTAAGGGTGTCCAGTAAAAAATTGGGTTTAACGCCACTGCATGTGGCCGCGTACTACGGGCAAGCAGACACCGTGCGTGAACTGCTGATCAACGTACCTGCGACGGTTAAATCCGATTCTCCATCTGGCACATCATTAGTACCGGAATTAGGGAACGAGTCCGGACTGACGCCACTGCATCTGGCGGCGTACTCCGGCAACGAGAACGTCGTGCGACTGCTGCTCAACTCTGCCGGCGTTCAGGTCGATGCTGCGACCACCGAGAAC GGTTACAATCCACTGCATTTAGCATGTTTCGGAGGTCACGTCCCGATCGTGGGGCTGCTGCTCAGCCGATCGGCCGAACTTCTGCACAGTGTGGACCGGCACGGCAAGACCGGTCTGCACATCGCAGCTATGCACGGTCACTATCAGATGGTGGAGGTCCTGCTCGGCCAGGGCTCGGAGATTAACGCTTCGGACAAGAACGGCTGGACGCCGCTCCACTGTACGGCCAAGGCGGGCTATCTGGACGTCGtgaagctgctggtggaggcCGGCGGTTCGCCCAAGTCGGAGACCAACTACAGCTGCGCTCCGATTTGGTTCGCCGCGTCCGAGGGCCACAACGATGTGCTCAAGTACCTGATGCACAAGGAGCACGACACGTACGCACTGATGGAGGACAAGCGCTTCGTCTACAATCTGATGATCGTGTCGaagaaccacaacaacaaaccgatcgAGGAGTTTGTGCTCGTGTCACCGGCCCCGGTCGATACGGCGGCCAAGCTCTCCAACATCTTCATGGTGCTCTCGACCAAG GAGAAGGAACGAGCCAAGGATCTGATCGCGGCCGGTAAGCAGTGTGAAACGATGGCTACCgagctgctggcgctggccgcAGGTGCAGACTCGGCAGGTCGTATTCTCACGGCTACCGATCGGCGGAATATGGAGTTCCTCGATGTGCTGATCGAGAACGAGCAGAAGGAGGTGATCGCTCACACGGTCGTCCAGCGTTACCTTCAG GAACTGTGGCGTGGTACACTCAACTGGACGGCCTGGCGTATTATGTTGCTGTTCGTGGGCTTCATCGTGTGCCCACCGGTGTGGATCATCTTCACGCTACCGCTCGGGCACAACTTCTACAAGGTGCCCATTATCAAGTTCATGTCCTATCTCACCTCGCACATCTACCTGATGATCCACCTGATGATCGTCGGCATCACGCCGATCTATCCGGTGGTGCGGCCCAGCCTCCTGCCGTACTGGTACGAGTGGGGCCTGCTGGTGTGGCTcagcgggctgctgctgttcgagctGACCAACCCGAGCGACAAGTCCGGTCTGGGTAGTATCAAAGTATTAGTGTTACTGTTCGGTATTATAGGTGTGGGCGTGCACGTGTCCGGCATGCTGTACGTGAACAAAACCTACTGGCCAACGCTGATGTACTGCCGGAATCAGTTCTTCGCCCTCTCCTTTCTGCTCGCCTGCGTGCAGATACTCGACTTTCTCTCCTTTCACCACCTGTTCGGCCCGTGGGCCATCATTATTGGCGATCTGCTCAAGGATCTTGCCCGCTTCCTTGCCGTGCTGGCGATATTCGTGTTCGGCTTCTCGATGCATATCGTCGCGCTGAATCAATCATTTCACAATTTCAGCGTCGACGAAATCCGACGACTGCCCCGAACGGTCGCGTCGGCTGCGTACTTCAGCGACG tgcgcATGAACCCCATACTGTCATTCGAGCTGCTCTTTTTCGCTGTATTTGGTCAAACTACCACCGATCAAACACAAATTGATAAAATGACGACGAATACACCACGAACGCAACCCTATTGGACTGAGTATTTGTTCAAAATTGTGTTTGGCATTTACATGTTGGTATCAGTGGTTGTACTTATCAATCTGCTCATTGCTATGATGTCTGATACGTATCAGAGAATTCAG GCACAATCCGATATCGAGTGGAAGTACGGTTTGTCGAAGCTGATCCGGAACATGCACCGTACGTCGACCGCACCATCGCCGATGAATCTCGTCACGACCTGGTTCGTGTGGATTGTGGAGAAAGTACGG GCCCGCTtagtgaagaagaagcgacCATCGCTGGTGCAGATGATGAATCTCCACCGTGGACAGCAGAGTCCGCGCACCAAAGCAGGTGCCAAGTGGTTGTCGAAAGTGAAGAAAG acTCGACCGCGCTTTCCGTCATGCATCTGTCTCCGCTTGGGTCGCAAGTCAGCTTCACCGCTGCCAATACGAACCGAATCGAGAACGTTGCAGACTGGGAAGCGATCTCGAAGAAATACCGCGCACTGGTTGGCCACGATTCCGAGGATGGTGGTTCAATGAAGGACTCCGAGGGTGACAACCATTCGACCAACAACGGACCCGGTGGCaatgatcaacagcagcagcagcagcagcagcagcagatgggcAACAACGTCAAGGTGTAG